The following DNA comes from Caretta caretta isolate rCarCar2 chromosome 10, rCarCar1.hap1, whole genome shotgun sequence.
aggcaccagggcggttagaagagcacaggagggcgcggtacgcatcagagaagctttgaaaaccagtttcatgactggccaggctacggtgtgaaagttctgtttgtttctccttgatgaaaccccccgccccttggttcactctacttccctgtaagctaaccaccctctcctcctccctttaatcattgcttgcagaggcaataaagtcattgctgcttcacagtcatgcattcgttattcattcatcacacaaacagggagatgactaccaaggtatcccaggaggggtggtggaggagggaaggaaaatgccacacagcactttaagcacagcactttaaaagtttacaactttaaaatttattgaatgacagccttcttttttttgggcaatcctctgtggtggagtggctggttggccggaggcccccccaccgcgttcttgggcgtctgggtgtggagactatggaacttggggaggagggcggttggttacagaggggcagcagtggcagtctgtgctccagctgcctttgctgcagctcaaccatacactggagcatactggtttggtcctgcagcagcctcagcattgaatcctgcctcctctcatcacgctgctgccacatttgagcttcagccctgtcttcagcccgccacttactctcttcagcccaccacttactctcttcagccctccacctctcctcccggtcattttgtgctttcctgcactctgacattatttgcctccacgcattcgtctgtgctctgtcagtgtgggaggacagcatgagctcggagaacatttcatcgcgagtgcgtttttttttatttctaagcttcactagcctctgggaaggagaagatcctgtgatcattgaaacacatggagctggtggagagaaaaaaagggacagcggtatttaaaaagacacattttataaaacagtcgctacactctttcagggtaaacattgctgttaacattacatacatagcacatgtgctttcgttacaaggtcgcattttgcctcctcccaccgcgtgactaccccctcaaccttctcccctccctctggctaacagcggggaacatttctgtttagccacaggcaaacagcccagcaggaatgggctcctctgagtgtcccctgaagaaaagcactctattttaaccaggtgaccatgaattatatctcactctcctgaggataacacagagagataaagaacggattttggttgaatgccagcaaacatacactgcaatgctttgttctacagtgattcccgagtacgtgttactggcctggagtggtaaagtgtcctaccatgaaggacgaaataaggctgccctccccagaaaccttttgcaaaggctttaggactacatctaggagaaccgcaaatgccagggcaaagtaatcctttcacatgcttgcttttaaacgatgtatagcattttaaaaggtacactcaccagaggtcccttctccgcctgctgggtccaggaggcagccttgggtgggttcagggggtgctggctccaggtctagggtgaaaaacagttcctggctgtcgggaaaaccggtttctccgcttgcttgctgtgagctatctacaacctcctcctcctcatcatcttcttcgtccccaaaacctacttccgtattgcctccatctccattgaaggagtcaaacaacacggctggggtagtggtggctgaaccccctaaaatggcatgcagctcatcatagaagcggcatgtttggggctctgacccagagcggctgttcgcctctctggttttctggtaggcttgcctcagctccttcagtttcacgcggcactgcttcgggtccctgttatggcctctgtgcttcatgccctgggagattttcacaaaggttttggcatttcgaaaactggaacggagttctgatagcacggattcctctccccaaacagcgatcagatcccatacctcccgttcggtccatgctggagctcttttgcgattctgggactccatcatggtcacctgtgctgatgagctctgcatggtcacctgcagcttgccacgctggccaaacaggaaatgagattcaaaagttcgcggttcttttcctgtctacctggccagtgcatctgagttgagagtgctgtccagagcggtcagaatggagcactctgggatagctcccggaggccaataccatcgaattgagtccacagtaccccaaattcgaaccggcaacgtcgatttaagcgctaatccacttgtcaggggtggagtaaggaaatcgattttaagagccctttaagtcgaaataaagggcttcattgtgtggacgggtgcaggtttaaatcgatttaacgctgctaaattcgacctaaagtcctagtgtagaccagggctaactagACAAGATGGGCAAATAGCCGCAGCACATTGAAGGAACTTGCCCATGATCACAGAGATGGGCAGTGGCAGATTTGAAAAccaaacccagctctcctgagttccAATCCAGCACCCTGTCTACTGAGCTGTTTACGGGAAAGAAGACCTGAAGACAGCTGTTATATGGGCTGTAACCTTGCAGGGAAATGATCACACTCCCTTCCGGCTAAGTGTCCTGGTTCTTTCACCTTCTCCTGGACCCACTGAGTAGCGTTCACCAAGTAAACAACAGCCTGAAATAAAAAACGATAATAAGCATGCCTGAAGGTTCAATTTCTTTTGCATCTTTTGTAATATCCAGACATTTTCTTGATGGATGACACAAAGTTCTCATTAGACACCTCTGTACAATCACAGTGATGCCAGAGACTGATGAGGTAGCAAGGCACACTCTGAGCTGTGATGGATTGTTAATGCAGCTTTTGAATTCATACAGGCAGAGAGTTAAATTAAAATTACACTGCTGGTGACGACGTGCAGGGAAGAATGTGAAtaatggagaacagagatgggCAAGGTGGTGTTTGTGAACAGCTGATTTGATGAATCTCAGCTTTTTCTATTCCTATTTCAACATCTGAGATCGGAGTTAGATTTGTACTTATTTGTTTGTTCATAATTACTCGATGGatctttttttccaaatgtgtttCAGCAGAAGCATGTGAAATTAGGAGAAGCTTAACTGGGCAAGAGCAGAGAATTTTCATGATTTGCATTAGTTTAAGtgagttcagaatcaggcccagatgaATACAACAGACTTTTGGGGAGAAAGCTTCAGTTTGCATATCTCCAATGAGAAACCAACCTGCGCTAGAAAACCCAGTCCTCTTTGACTGCTCAGATTCTGGGCGAATACCATAGTTACTGATTGCATCTTGCATTGTAGATAGAATCCTGTATTTAAAGTACAGCTGGGTAGGAAAAGGTTTTCCCGTCCCAccaaatattttcaagattttgaaaaaatttccCTCCCTGCATCAACGCGAAAAGTTGAAATGTCAAAACTTTTCtgaactgaaaataaataataataaaaaaatcagataagGTTAATGGAAGCATTTGTTTTtgatcattttgaaacattttgtttggatttggaactttaaaaaaactttctttctttctttctttctttctttctttctttctttctttctttctttctttctataaattaacatatatttcaaaatgaaaagtcagttTGACCCCCAAAAtgccatgtttttgttttaaagatgcCAAAATAAGACACTTTGAGGATATCAAACCTTTTTCCAAAATGGGAAATTTGTcgaaactgaccctttcctgcaaagagttttggtttcaacaagTGGGCATTTGCTgatgaaaacacattttgttgaaaaattcccaaccagctctaatttaaAGTAATGCTTGCTAGACATTAGGGGCCTCAACCTGGGTCTTCATTTGGGCGGGTACAATTGTGTGTACACAAGCATGCCAAATGTTTTGCACACTGTCACGGGTGCACATAAAACCAGGTCCATGTTCAGAATCCATTTGCACCTAATTTGCACACCAAAGGGGTTTCTGCAGCACAGGTGATAATGCTCAGAAGTCCTGTAAGCTCATGTTTATACATATAAGTGCCGCACTCCCACGCAAAATGGGAACACAGCCGAGATTTCCAAGTGACTAGTGAGTATAGATACCTCCACTTTTCAGTGCTCAGCTTGAAACACCTTTAATAGGGTTTATCAGAGGGCAGGttctcagcacttcctgaaaatgcGGCGTggtaagcagtggtgagctggagcctgtTCACGCAACCCGGTGGTTACATTtggaagcagttttagaaccggtggttaacccgcttccctgcaaggggtgctgaggctttgatgggctctggccgggaagtgatgtaattcctctgCCGGCCACcaggggcgctgcgctgcgggagccacatgggctgccacctggccctgggcacgagccctggtgctgctgctcatcccctggccctggggctcctgctgctgcctggtgggtccccggctgctctgctgggccggggctgcgtcctgctgctcgggctgctccgagccgctcTCCCCATGAGCgcccaccaccctgcccacagGCAGCCCCTAccgcaccccctgcaccccctgcctgcagccagcccctgccgcaccccctgccctgcccacagccagcccctgtctccagccacccccacaccctctgccctgcACGCAGCCAGCCTCTGCCATACCCCCTGCCCTActcacagccagcccctgtctccagccagccctgtaccaccctgccctgcctgcagccatcCCCTACCTCCAGttagcccctgccctgtctccagccagccccacactcccttgcctccagccagctccgcaccccctggCCTGCCCgtagccagccctgcaccccctgcctccagctagccctgccccacgccactctctgcagctggccccacgtccactggtgccctgcagttcccagggcagtaaccctgcacacctgcttcaatgaggggggcagggagcagctgggacccacacatgtgcacaccctagggtgaccagacagtaagtgtgaaaaatcaggacaggagtggggagtaataggagcctatataagacaaagaccccaaaatcaggactgttcctataaaatcgggacatctggtccccctaacacacccccagggagtggcggggacccacacatgtgaaacggagctcatttctagttcaggcccatctttttaaaaaagaactttaggcagggttaacacacacccgtattttcccggacaggtcagggGTTTTGGTTCTCAAATTGCcgtctgggaaaatacggatgtatggtaaccctgttggtacaaaaaatacaaaacttGTTTTGTTCGAACCAACATGCACAAGGTGAGAGGTGGCACCCTAAAGCGTAGAGGGGTTGCACCTCTATACGTCAGaagtgatgtgtaacttgtttgcaCCTGGGTATAAGAATGCAACCCTGAGGAGTTGTCTTTGTCTGGCCTGGGGGCAATAGTAAGTCCCATCACTGACTGAGCATGTGTCCAGTGTCAGGGAGCACATATCCGctagcagaactgtagacatctGATCCGGGGAGCTAGATGTTTcgtttggcaataaacctggccgggtgcctttgtaccttatcggagtctgtggtcattggggatTCTCTCAGGGTCTGCTGTGCCAGCGATCTGCAcagagccggggcagcacacagggggaACACACGCatgcagccgactgttatcaacattggacagagcagagcaccacaccggtgacCGTCGGCAACATTAGCtacctttaagatgtctcaaacTGGGCACTCCACAAAAGGAGGCATTCAAAATTCCCTAGTACTTTTGAACATCACGGCTCATGACTGTGCGCCGAaccacaacacatcacacaataAAAGTGAAGCAAACctgccttttttttcccctcagcataGGGAATATTTCGTTCTGGATACAGCTATATCTCACCAGTAGCTATTAAGCTTCAGCACTGTGCTGTGTAGGTGTTTAGAATGTTTTTCAGTTCCTTGGTGCTGTTTGTGATTGAGTCAGATAAGAAGACTGAATGTGTCGTGATATTTAGACAATGTTAAGCATTAGTTACACGATGATGGGAAATGCTTCGGCTCCTTGAGCTTACTGACAGTGATTGATTTGCATCTGTTTAAGGGCTGGTGTTTATGATGGAGCGTACAAGGCAATAAACAGCTTTGGAGAGTGATAAAATGCTAAGACAAAGATGCAATAT
Coding sequences within:
- the LOC125643866 gene encoding uncharacterized protein LOC125643866, producing MQSSSAQVTMMESQNRKRAPAWTEREVWDLIAVWGEESVLSELRSSFRNAKTFVKISQGMKHRGHNRDPKQCRVKLKELRQAYQKTREANSRSGSEPQTCRFYDELHAILGGSATTTPAVLFDSFNGDGGNTEVGFGDEEDDEEEEVVDSSQQASGETGFPDSQELFFTLDLEPAPPEPTQGCLLDPAGGEGTSAPCVSMITGSSPSQRLVKLRNKKKRTRDEMFSELMLSSHTDRAQTNAWRQIMSECRKAQNDREERWRAEESKWWAEESKWRAEDRAEAQMWQQRDERRQDSMLRLLQDQTSMLQCMVELQQRQLEHRLPLLPLCNQPPSSPSSIVSTPRRPRTRWGGLRPTSHSTTEDCPKKRRLSFNKF